One segment of Taeniopygia guttata chromosome 17, bTaeGut7.mat, whole genome shotgun sequence DNA contains the following:
- the NELFB gene encoding negative elongation factor B isoform X1 — translation MTLYAPFQPEPFRDSTCLRALSKGSLNPTRPAWSSAEPHRPLGPRGARGQRGSRRGTLVRRNLGAAARGPRAAGAAWGGPRGPGRELRRDRDWELDRDRDRDRESGPGTGIRAGNPTWSGPRARPGRHVRGAAGAGSGQRRGPQGDADELHGAAEGHRAVPVPSAGLLQTENGVLLPSLQYALPFLDLHGTPRLEFHQSVFDELREKLLERVSAIAVEGKVEERYKKLEDLLEKSFSLVKMPSIQPVVMCVMKHLPKVPEKKLKLVMADKDLYKACAVEVKRQIWQDNQALFGDEVSPLLKQYILEKENILFSNDISFLQNFFSPSPKTRRQGEVVQKLTQMIGKNVKLYDMVLQFLRTLFLRTRNVHYCTLRAELLMSLHDLEISDICTVDPCHKFTWCLDACIREKFVDNKRARELQGFLDGVKKGQEQVLGDLSMILCDPFAINTLALSTIRHLQDLVGQDTLPRESPDLLLLLRMLSLGQGAWDMIDSQVFKEPKMEVELITRFLPLLMSFVVDDHTFTVDQKLPSEEKGPIPYPSTIPEAFTKFLQENRIACEIGLYYILHITKQRNKNAFLRLLPALVETFSDLAFSDIFLHLLTGNLTLLSDEFALEEFCTSLFDGFFLTACSRKENVHRHVLRLLLHLHHKVAPAKLESLQKALEPTKQSGEAVKELYNQLSEKLELRKPSPAEVTETPSMELPLPTVPTPASR, via the exons ATGACCCTCTATGCTCCCTTCCAGCCCGAACCATTCCGTGACTCCACGTGCCTCAGAGCGCTGTCCAAAGGCTCCCTGAACCCCACCCGCCCTGCCTGGAGCTCAGCCGAGCCGCACCGACCCCTCGGGCCGCGGGGagcccggggacagcggggcaGCCGCCGCGGAACCTTGGTGCGGCGGAACCTTGGTGCTGCGGCGCGGGGCCCgcgcgcggcgggggcggcttGGGGCGGACCGCgcgggccggggcgggagcTGAGGCGGGACCGGGACTGGGAACTggatcgggaccgggatcgggaccgggaaTCAGGGCCGGGAACGGGAATCAGGGCCGGGAACCCGACCTGGAGCGGCCCCCGGGCCCGGCCAGGCCGACATGTAcgcggggctgcaggagctgggagtggCCAACGGCGAGGACCTCAAGGAGACGCTGACGAACTGCACGGAGCCGCTGAAGGCCATCGAGCAGTTCCAG TTCCCTCCGCGGGTTTGTTGCAGACGGAGAACGGGGTGCTGCTGCCCTCGCTGCAGTATGCCCTGCCCTTCCTGGACCTGCACGGCACCCCCCGGCTCGAGTTCCACCAGTCCGTGTTCGATGAGCTGcgggagaagctgctggagagagtctCTGCCATCGCTGTGGAGGGGAAGGTCGAGGAGAG ATACAAGAAGCTGGAAGATCTCCTAGAGAAGAGCTTTTCCCTGGTCAAGATGCCCTCGATACAGCCCGTGGTCATGTGTGTCATGAAGCACCTGCCCAAG GTCCCTGAGAAGAAGCTGAAGCTGGTGATGGCTGATAAGGACCTGTACAAGGCCTGTGCTGTGGAGGTGAAGAGGCAGATCTGGCAGGACAACCAGGCTCTCTTTGGGGATGAGGTGTCACCCTTGCTGAAGCAATACATCCTGGAGAAGGAGAACATTCTCTTCAGCAATGATATTTCCTTCTTGCAAAATTTCTTCAGTCCATCTCCCAAAACGAGACGTCAAGGAGAG GTGGTGCAGAAGCTGACGCAGATGATCGGGAAGAACGTGAAGCTCTATGACATGGTGCTGCAGTTCCTCAGGACCCTGTTCCTGCGCACCAGGAACGTCCATTACTGCACgctgagggcagagctcctgATGTCACTGCACGACCTGGAGATCAGTGACATCTGCACTGTTGATCCCTGTCACAAG TTCACCTGGTGCCTTGACGCCTGCATTCGGGAGAAGTTCGTGGACAACAAGAGAGCTCGGGAATTGCAAGGATTCCTGGATGGGGTGAAGAAAGGACAAGAACAAGTGTTGGG GGACTTATCAATGATCCTGTGTGATCCCTTTGCCATTAACACCTTAGCCTTGAGCACCATAAGGCACCTGCAAGACCTGGTTGGGCAGGACACCTTACCCAGG GAAAGCCCggatctgctgctgctccttagGATGCTGTCTTTGGGACAGGGGGCCTGGGACATGATTGACAGCCAAGTCTTCAAGGAACCAAAAATG GAAGTCGAGCTGATCACCAGGTTCCTGCCCCTGCTGATGTCCTTTGTGGTGGATGACCACACCTTCACTGTGGATCAGAAGCTGCCCTCGGAGGAGAAGGGACCAATCCCCTACCCCAGCACCATTCCCGAGGCTTTCACCAA GTTCCTGCAGGAGAACAGAATAGCTTGTGAGATTGGGCTGTATTACATCCTTCACATCACCAAACAGAGGAACAAGAATGCTTTTctgaggctgctgccagcactaG TTGAGACATTCAGTGACTTGGCCTTCAGTGACATTTTCCTGCACCTGCTCACTGGTAACCTCACCCTGCTCAGTGATGAGTTTGCACTCGAGGAGTTCTGCACCAGTCTCTTTGATGGCTTCTTCCTCACTGCCTGCTCCAG GAAGGAGAATGTGCACAGACAtgtgctcaggctgctgctgcatctgcaCCACAAAGTGGCCCCAGCCAAACTGGAGTCTCTCCAGAAAGCTTTGGAGCCCACCAAGCAG aGTGGGGAAGCTGTGAAGGAACTTTACAACCAGCTCAGCGAGAAACTGGAGCTCCgcaagcccagcccagctgaagTGACTGAGACTccctccatggagctgcccctgcccaccGTGCCCACTCCAGCCTCACgctga
- the NELFB gene encoding negative elongation factor B isoform X2 yields the protein MYAGLQELGVANGEDLKETLTNCTEPLKAIEQFQTENGVLLPSLQYALPFLDLHGTPRLEFHQSVFDELREKLLERVSAIAVEGKVEERYKKLEDLLEKSFSLVKMPSIQPVVMCVMKHLPKVPEKKLKLVMADKDLYKACAVEVKRQIWQDNQALFGDEVSPLLKQYILEKENILFSNDISFLQNFFSPSPKTRRQGEVVQKLTQMIGKNVKLYDMVLQFLRTLFLRTRNVHYCTLRAELLMSLHDLEISDICTVDPCHKFTWCLDACIREKFVDNKRARELQGFLDGVKKGQEQVLGDLSMILCDPFAINTLALSTIRHLQDLVGQDTLPRESPDLLLLLRMLSLGQGAWDMIDSQVFKEPKMEVELITRFLPLLMSFVVDDHTFTVDQKLPSEEKGPIPYPSTIPEAFTKFLQENRIACEIGLYYILHITKQRNKNAFLRLLPALVETFSDLAFSDIFLHLLTGNLTLLSDEFALEEFCTSLFDGFFLTACSRKENVHRHVLRLLLHLHHKVAPAKLESLQKALEPTKQSGEAVKELYNQLSEKLELRKPSPAEVTETPSMELPLPTVPTPASR from the exons ATGTAcgcggggctgcaggagctgggagtggCCAACGGCGAGGACCTCAAGGAGACGCTGACGAACTGCACGGAGCCGCTGAAGGCCATCGAGCAGTTCCAG ACGGAGAACGGGGTGCTGCTGCCCTCGCTGCAGTATGCCCTGCCCTTCCTGGACCTGCACGGCACCCCCCGGCTCGAGTTCCACCAGTCCGTGTTCGATGAGCTGcgggagaagctgctggagagagtctCTGCCATCGCTGTGGAGGGGAAGGTCGAGGAGAG ATACAAGAAGCTGGAAGATCTCCTAGAGAAGAGCTTTTCCCTGGTCAAGATGCCCTCGATACAGCCCGTGGTCATGTGTGTCATGAAGCACCTGCCCAAG GTCCCTGAGAAGAAGCTGAAGCTGGTGATGGCTGATAAGGACCTGTACAAGGCCTGTGCTGTGGAGGTGAAGAGGCAGATCTGGCAGGACAACCAGGCTCTCTTTGGGGATGAGGTGTCACCCTTGCTGAAGCAATACATCCTGGAGAAGGAGAACATTCTCTTCAGCAATGATATTTCCTTCTTGCAAAATTTCTTCAGTCCATCTCCCAAAACGAGACGTCAAGGAGAG GTGGTGCAGAAGCTGACGCAGATGATCGGGAAGAACGTGAAGCTCTATGACATGGTGCTGCAGTTCCTCAGGACCCTGTTCCTGCGCACCAGGAACGTCCATTACTGCACgctgagggcagagctcctgATGTCACTGCACGACCTGGAGATCAGTGACATCTGCACTGTTGATCCCTGTCACAAG TTCACCTGGTGCCTTGACGCCTGCATTCGGGAGAAGTTCGTGGACAACAAGAGAGCTCGGGAATTGCAAGGATTCCTGGATGGGGTGAAGAAAGGACAAGAACAAGTGTTGGG GGACTTATCAATGATCCTGTGTGATCCCTTTGCCATTAACACCTTAGCCTTGAGCACCATAAGGCACCTGCAAGACCTGGTTGGGCAGGACACCTTACCCAGG GAAAGCCCggatctgctgctgctccttagGATGCTGTCTTTGGGACAGGGGGCCTGGGACATGATTGACAGCCAAGTCTTCAAGGAACCAAAAATG GAAGTCGAGCTGATCACCAGGTTCCTGCCCCTGCTGATGTCCTTTGTGGTGGATGACCACACCTTCACTGTGGATCAGAAGCTGCCCTCGGAGGAGAAGGGACCAATCCCCTACCCCAGCACCATTCCCGAGGCTTTCACCAA GTTCCTGCAGGAGAACAGAATAGCTTGTGAGATTGGGCTGTATTACATCCTTCACATCACCAAACAGAGGAACAAGAATGCTTTTctgaggctgctgccagcactaG TTGAGACATTCAGTGACTTGGCCTTCAGTGACATTTTCCTGCACCTGCTCACTGGTAACCTCACCCTGCTCAGTGATGAGTTTGCACTCGAGGAGTTCTGCACCAGTCTCTTTGATGGCTTCTTCCTCACTGCCTGCTCCAG GAAGGAGAATGTGCACAGACAtgtgctcaggctgctgctgcatctgcaCCACAAAGTGGCCCCAGCCAAACTGGAGTCTCTCCAGAAAGCTTTGGAGCCCACCAAGCAG aGTGGGGAAGCTGTGAAGGAACTTTACAACCAGCTCAGCGAGAAACTGGAGCTCCgcaagcccagcccagctgaagTGACTGAGACTccctccatggagctgcccctgcccaccGTGCCCACTCCAGCCTCACgctga